From Primulina tabacum isolate GXHZ01 chromosome 2, ASM2559414v2, whole genome shotgun sequence, one genomic window encodes:
- the LOC142526510 gene encoding dnaJ protein P58IPK homolog encodes MVIGMKFCGFDLVAWRGFMFSLFILNFVFCCQLILLQPLVAAIDGKPGDSAALFERVSESIKVKKYSEALADLNAAIGADPALSEAYWRRAYVLRQLCRYEESEKSYKKFLEMKPGNSAVEKELSQLYQAQNAFDSSNSLFETGEFSKALEYIDKVVLIFSPACTKAKLLKARSLIASKDYSSAISETGYILKEKEDNLEALLLRGRAYYYLADHDVATRHYQKGLRLDPEHGELKKAYFGLKNLLKKTKSADDHASKGKLRLAVEEYKAAIALDPNHTAHNVNLHLGLCKVLVKLGRGNDAVTSCTEVLEIDGDSVEALRQRGEAKLLIEDWEGAVADLKSAYEKSPQDMNIREALMRAEKSLKLSQRKDWYKILGISKTASMSEIKKAYKKLALQWHPDKNVDNREEAEAKFREIAAAYEILGDEDKRTKYDRGEDIEEMGGMGGGGFNPFGGGQQFTFHFEGGFPGGEGGFPGGFGGFHF; translated from the exons ATGGCAAACCTGGTGATTCTGCTGCTCTGTTTGAGAGAGTTTCAGAGAGTATAAAAGTGAAGAAATATagtgaagctcttgctgatcttAATGCTGCTATAGGAGCAGATCCTGCACTTTCAGAAGCATATTGGCGTCGAGCATATGTTCTTCGTCAGTTGTGCAG GTATGAAGAATCAGAGAAAAGCTACAAAAAGTTTCTGGAGATGAAACCTGGGAATTCAGCAGTTGAAAAGGAGCTTTCTCAGTTATATCAAGCTCAGAATGCCTTTGATTCATCTAACAGTCTGTTTGAGACGGGTGAATTTTCTAAAGCGCTGGAATATATCGATAAAGTTGTACTCATATTCTCTCCAGCATGCACCAAG GCCAAACTCCTTAAAGCTAGATCATTAATAGCATCCAAAGATTATTCAAGTGCCATATCTGAGACAGGATACATTCTTAAAGAGAAGGAGGATAATTTAGAAGCCTTACTCTTACGTGGACGTGCGTACTATTATTTAGCTGATCATGATGTTGCGACTAG GCATTACCAGAAGGGTCTTCGTCTCGACCCCGAGCATGGTGAATTGAAGAAAGCGTATTTTGGATTGAAAAACCTTCTTAAAAAGACTAAAAGT GCAGATGATCATGCAAGCAAGGGTAAGCTTCGCCTGGCGGTGGAGGAATATAAAGCTGCTATCGCCTTAGATCCAAACCACACTGCACATAATGTGAACCTTCATCTTGGTTTGTGTAAAGTCTTGGTGAAGCTTGGTAGGGGGAACGATGCTGTGACAAGTTGCACAGAAGTACTTGAAATTGACGGAGACTCGGTTGAAGCTCTAAGACAG AGGGGTGAAGCTAAGCTTTTGATTGAAGATTGGGAGGGAGCTGTGGCTGATCTAAAATCAGCTTATGAAAAGTCACCCCAG GATATGAATATTCGTGAAGCTTTAATGAGAGCTGAAAAATCATTGAAATTGAGTCAACGGAAGGATTGGTACAAAATCTTGGGAATTTCGAAAACCGCATCCATGTCAGAGATCAAGAAAGCTTACAAGAAGCTTGCCTTGCAGTGGCATCCAGATAAGAATGTTGACAATAGAGAAGAAGCAGAAGCCAAGTTTCGAGAAATAGCTGCTGCCTACGAG ATTCTTGGTGATGAAGATAAACGCACAAAATATGACAGAGGTGAAGATATTGAGGAGATGGGAGGCATGGGTGGAGGAGGATTTAACCCTTTCGGAGGAGGCCAGCAATTCACATTCCATTTTGAAGGAGGGTTTCCTGGAGGGGAAGGGGGCTTTCCCGGTGGATTTGGAGGCTTTCATTTCTAA